A genomic window from Catenulispora sp. MAP5-51 includes:
- a CDS encoding carbohydrate ABC transporter permease: protein MDPEALVTDTPGAVPSPGTGQGRAPAERPERPGRPGRPGHAGRPDPRRRRRRSSRKKVAYLYLAPAVLAYSAFVILPWLHSVWISFYDWDGIGASRWIGLANYREVFTEPALTASMVHALGFIAFYTVLPIVIGLVLAATVAARKRRGLAVVRTVLFLPQILPLVAVGVVWSWIYGADGPLNQLLRAIGLGGMTRAWLGDFTWAYPAVGMVGTWVCTGLCFILLLAGIQKIDGSLYEAARMDGAGRIREFFAVTLPSLRKEIIVAADVTVIAALASFDVVYVMTGGGPGSSTTVPGVQVYELTFTANRVGTACALATVLSVAVCAVVLVLNRLAKERP from the coding sequence ATGGATCCTGAGGCCTTGGTGACGGACACGCCGGGCGCGGTCCCGTCTCCCGGCACGGGACAGGGCCGCGCACCCGCCGAACGCCCCGAGCGCCCTGGACGTCCTGGACGCCCCGGCCACGCCGGCCGCCCCGACCCGCGCAGGCGCCGCCGCCGCTCGTCCCGCAAGAAGGTGGCGTACCTCTACCTCGCACCGGCCGTCCTCGCCTACTCCGCCTTCGTGATCCTCCCCTGGCTGCACAGCGTCTGGATCTCGTTCTACGACTGGGACGGCATCGGGGCCTCGCGCTGGATCGGCCTGGCGAACTACCGCGAGGTGTTCACCGAGCCCGCACTCACGGCGTCCATGGTCCACGCGCTCGGCTTCATCGCCTTCTACACCGTCCTGCCGATCGTCATCGGCCTCGTGCTCGCCGCGACGGTCGCCGCCCGCAAGCGCCGCGGACTCGCGGTCGTGCGCACCGTCCTGTTCCTGCCGCAGATCCTCCCCCTGGTGGCGGTCGGCGTCGTCTGGAGCTGGATCTACGGCGCGGACGGCCCGCTGAACCAGCTGCTGCGCGCGATCGGCCTCGGCGGTATGACGCGCGCCTGGCTCGGCGACTTCACCTGGGCCTACCCGGCCGTCGGCATGGTCGGCACCTGGGTGTGCACCGGTCTGTGCTTCATCCTGCTGCTGGCCGGCATCCAGAAGATCGACGGCTCGCTCTACGAGGCGGCCCGGATGGACGGTGCGGGCCGGATCCGGGAGTTCTTCGCGGTGACGCTGCCGAGCCTGCGCAAGGAGATCATCGTCGCCGCCGACGTGACCGTCATCGCCGCGCTGGCCTCGTTCGACGTCGTCTACGTCATGACCGGCGGCGGTCCGGGCTCGTCCACGACCGTCCCCGGTGTGCAGGTGTACGAGCTCACCTTCACCGCGAACCGCGTCGGCACGGCCTGCGCGCTGGCGACGGTGCTGTCCGTCGCGGTGTGCGCGGTCGTGCTGGTGCTCAACCGACTCGCGAAGGAGCGGCCATGA